The DNA segment CCGTGCAGGCGCAAACAACATGGCTGCGTCAGGCCTACGAATACATGCTCACCAGCGCCCCCGATTACTTCTTTGCGTTCAACCCGTGGATTGTCACCAACTACGCCGGCAACGGCACCACGCCCTGGTTCGAGCCGCATGCGTGGTACAAAGCCCGCTGCAACACCAACCCCGCCGAAGTGCGCCAGGTGCGCGGGCACACACTGCCCATCTGCGGCGACGGCGATGTGCTCCCCATCGTGTACGTCCTCAAAGCCCACCCGATGAAACACCAAGCCCGCCGCCTGCCCGACCCCAACCGTGTGCCCATTGTTCAAGCCGCTGTGGTCAACCCGGCGCGTGCCAGCGCCCCACCGCCACGCATTGAAGAAGGTGTCTTGCGCTTCGACCTCAAAACGTGGGACGCCGTGGCGACGCTTGCCGCCACCACGGGACTCACCCCCACACAAGTGCTTGAACGCCTGTACGATGACGTTTCGCTGGGAACGCCATCCATCGAAGTGGCGACATACCGCGTACACGTTCCGAGCGAAGCGGTAGAGGTCGAGCAATGGGGCACAACGGTGCGCTTGACAAATATCACGGATGAAATAGTCAACATTCAACTTGCTGAACAGGTGTACACCTTACTGCCACACGGTTCGCTCGTTGTCCAATTGCCGACGGTGCAGTACGTCATGGTGCCAACCCGCAAAGTCATACGGTGAGACAGGTATGAATCGCAAAGTATCCCGGTTTTCAATTCAAGCCTGCAATCAGCGGTCGCCCTCTTTCTGGCTTGCCGCCCTGCTTGTGCTCACACTTGCACTGGTGGGATGCAGCAACCGCGCCCAACCATCCCCCCCCACGCCTACCCGCGAACTCGCACAACTGCCAACGCCGCGCCCCACATTCACGCCCATCAATCCGCAAACACCGCCTTCCATCACCATCAGCCCGCCCACCCTCATGCCGGGCGCGATGCTCCGCATTCAAGGGAGCGGTTTTGGCGCTTCCGAAGTCGTCGAAATCCAGATTCAACCCCCTGATGGGACGGGAGCGCAAATTGTGCTAGCCGGCACCGACAATCAAGGGAATTTTTTGATTACGCACACCTTGGGGGAAGATGCACCGCTGGGGACGTACCAGGCGGTCGCCCTCGGCAAGCAAAGCGCGCTGCAAGCCACAACAACTTTTGCTGTGAACTTTGAACCCACGCCAACCCCCATCGTTGTCCAAATAGAGACCCTCCTTGCCACCGCCACCCCTGAAACAGGCGAAACGCCCTTCCCCCTCTATCGGCTTACGAGCACGTTGGGGGGCATTGATTGCACATATTACGGATTCTTTGGTACAGTACAGAATGCCGATGGTTCCCCGCGTGCTGGCGTGAACGTGCTGGTTTTTCGTGAAGGCTCATCGGAAAGCCAAATGGCGGTCACCAATGATGCGGGGTTCTGGGAAGTGGTTGTCGCACGCTCGCAAGAAGACGTCGCACCGGGCTTGTGGCACCTGGTCATCGTGGAGCAATCCGTGCGCGCCAGTGATGAAATCGCGCTTGATATGCCCGCCTCCTGTGAGGAAGGGCGTCCCAATAAATTCAAAGTTGACTGGCAACGTGTAGCAGACGAATAAAAGGAGTGCCTATGTCTTCCCCCACTGCATCTCGCACCATTCTGGTTGTCGAAGATGACCCTTTCTATCGCCGTATGATTGAACACATTCTCAGCCAACACGGCTACACGGTTGCCCTTGCCGCAAGCACCAATGAAGCGTGGGAAATCGTCCAACATGATGAAACGGTGCAAATGGTTGTCACCGACTGGGTAATGCCCGAACACGATGGGTTAGAACTCATCCGACGCCTGCGAACGCTTGACCGTCAATTTTATGTCATCTTGCTCACTATCAAAGACAATGTAGAAGACGTGTTGGAAGGGCTCGCCGCAGGTGCTGACGATTACCTGACCAAACCTTTCACCAGAGAAGACCTGCTTTTGCGTCTGCGTGTTGGCGAACATCTGCTCGCCTATGAACAACAACTCCGCCACTCTCTCGCCCTGTTGTCACAACTCAAACAAACCAACCTGCAAACCGGGCTTCTCAATCGCTATGGGTGGTTTTTACGCGCCAAAGCCGAACTGAATCGCTTGCATCGCCAAAAAGGGCATGCGGCGCTTTTCTTGCTGGCATTGGACGACGCCGAACACATCACTGCTACGTTCGACCAGAAAACAGAAGAACGCCTGATCCAGCACGTCGCCCACATTTTGGAACAGCAAAAACGCGAATACGACATCCTCGGGCATTGGGATGAAACATCTTTCGCGCTCTTCTTGCCCGAAACCACAGAGCAGGTTGTGCGCGCTATTGCCGAACGCATACGCCGCGCCTGCGCCGATACCCCTCTCCAACTTGAAGATGGCAATGCCCTGCAAGTCGCCCTTTCCCTGGGCATCACAACCACCCAATGGAGCCACACCTATCGCCTGGAACGCCTTCTCCACGACGCCCAACTGGCGCTTTCTGAAGCCCGCCTGGCAGGGCGCTATCAAATGCGGATGTATTCGCGAGATGGCTACGCCACTGATTGACCTGTGCAGTTCAAAGAAGGATTAAAAGCCGTATGCGTTACTTTCTGATCATCACATCATCCGCCGCTCTCAACGAAATCGTTGCTTCGCTCTCACCTGAGTTGCGCCTGATGGCACACATCATCACACCCGACGCGCTTCCCTCATGGAATGAGCAGCATCTCCCGCGGCTGATTCTGCTGGACGGCAATACCCTGACTCATGCAGAGGTAGAACGCCTTTGCTCGATTCTCCCGCCGCAGGTGGAAACCGTTATTGCAGCAACACCAGAACGCGTGCGCACCCTTGCCCCGCTTGCAGCACGCCACCATTTGGCCGTCATACCTGTGAGCGCCCCGCAAGACCTGGAAGCGTATTTGCGGCGTATGGCAACACCCCCAACATTTCTCCAACCCCTGCTCGAGGCGCCCCCTGATGATATTGAGCAAATTGCCACGGAAACCTTGAAAGCGTTGCACGCCATGCTTGGCCTTCGCGCCGGGCTTATTGCGGAAAAACAAGAGCGCGCCCTTTCAATCATTGGTGCATTTCCCAACGAGTTGTACCCATTAGAAGGCCTGAGCATCACCCTCTCCTCATCTGATTGGATTGCAGCGCCACAATGGATAGCGCCCAAAGACATCATCTTTCTCGATGACGAAGCCCTCCCCTTTCAAGCCAGCATACGCACTTTTCAGGAGCACGCGCCATTTTTGGTACTCCCAATCACCAGCGGCGATGAAAACGTGCTTGGCGCTCTCATTCTGGCGTTCGACCAACCAGCAGAGACGCTTCCACCCAGCAACACCATCCAAACCATCGCCGATACTACACTCAGCGTCATACGTATGGCGCTCGCGCTCCGCGAGCAAGAGCGTTCACTCATCAGGGAACACCGTCAACGCCAAAAACAGTACGAACGTCAATCCGCTCTGGCGCAATTGGAACTCGCTATCAGCCAACCACATCAATTGCAAGAACTCCTTGAGCGTGTGGTTGAACTGATCGAACAACTGCTCCCAGCAACTGGTGGAGCCAGCGTTCTCCTCTGGAATGAAGAGCAACAAGCCTATCGCATTGCCGCTTCATCCGTGCCTGGTCAACCCCCTGACGAAGCGCTGAAATACATTCGTCGGAGCCGCGGCGCCACACGCTGGATTATTGACAACGCCAAACCGCTTGCCATGCCTGACATTCGTCAAGACCCCTTCGGAGCCAATCCGCTGCTGGAACGATACGGGTTGCGCGCCTATGTTGGTGTCCCGTTGATTGCTGAAGGGCGGGTACTTGGCGTGCTCTATGCACTTGATCGCTACGAGCGCTATTACACCAGCACCGACATAGAGTTTTTGCAAGCATTGGCGACACGTATTGCCATCGCAATTGTCAATGTAGAACTATACGAGCGCCTGCAACAAGCCTATGAGGAAGTCGCCGCGCGAAGCGCCGAACTGGAACGCGCCAATGAAGAATTGCGGATTGCCAAAGAAGCCGCTGAAGCCGCCAACCGCGCCAAATCCATCTTCCTTGCGAATATGAGCCACGAAATTCGCACCCCCCTGAACGCCATCATTGGGCTGACCGATTTACTACGCGAAGCCAATCTCCCCCCACCACTCGACGATTATGTCAACATCATCAAAAAAAGCGGGCAAACGCTGCTCGACATCATCAACGACTTGCTTGACTTTTCCAAAATCGAAGCCGGACGCCTCGAACTGGAAACAATTCCCTTCAACCTTCTCACCACAATGGAAGAAGCCCTCTTGCTGGTTGCCCCCAAAGCCGATGAAAAACAATTACACCTGAATCTCTCTATTGAACCCGGCACGCCGCTCGACGTGCAAGGCGACATGGTGCGCTTCAAACAGATTCTCGTCAATCTCCTTTCCAACGCTGTCAAATTTACCGAAGAAGGCGAGGTGTTTGTACGCGCCCATACGCTGGAAGTCATGGATGACGAAGCCATTATTGAAATCGCGGTTCAAGATACCGGCATAGGTATTCCGGAAAGCGTCATCGAGACAATTTTCAAACCCTTTGAGCAAGCCGATGTATCCATTACGCGCAAATATGGGGGCACGGGACTGGGTTTGGCACTCACCGCACGCCTTGTCGAAATGATGGGAGGCACAATTTGGGTGCAAAGCCAGGAAGGGCATGGCTCCACATTCTTCTTCACAGTGCGCTTGAAAGTGCCTGCAAACGCACGTGTGTTGCGCCCCTTCGCTCCGCTCCCACAACTCCAGAACCGGCGTGCGCTCCTCATCGAACCGCACAGCCGCACCCGCACCATTCTGGAAACTTGGTTGCGCCGTTGGGGAATGGAGGTGGAAGCCTATTCGCCGACATCGCCAGAGATTTGGGATATGGCGACAGAGACTGACATTGCCCTCATTGGTGTTCACGGAAAAGATGAAATCAACATGGTGCGCCTGGCGCGTCAATTGCGTGAAAAAGCCCCAGATATCCGGCTGATTGCGATGAGCAACCACCGCAACCGTTCCTTCCTGCTCGAAACGCGGCTATTTGACACATTCTTACTCCGCCCGATCCGCGTTGAAGCCCTTCAAGATGCGCTCATTTCTGCTTTCAGCGATTCCCACGCCCAACCCGCTCCTGTTACGCTTCCCCCGAAAATTTCTCTTGCCAATGCACCTGTGCGCATCTTGCTCGTAGACGACAACCTCATCAACCAAAAAGTGGCGCTCCACTTGCTCAAGCAACTGGGGCTCGAAGCAGACGTTGCCTCAAACGGTGAAGAAGCCGTACAAAAAGCACTGGCCAATCCCTACGACATCATTTTTATGGACATCCAGATGCCCGTTATGGACGGGATACAAGCCACTCGACAAATCCGCGCACGTCTACCGAAAGAACAACAACCGTGGATTATCGCGATGACGGCTTACGCCCTGCGCGGCGATCGCGAGCGTTTTTTGCAAAGCGGTATGGACGACTATTTGGCGAAGCCGGTGCAGCTCCAGGAACTGGCGGCGGCGCTTGAGCGTGCTCTGCCCCATCTCCATTCTGCAGAACATCGTGAAGAATATGCTTCGCTATCCTCACACCCCACTCTGCCGGAGTATAACTATGCGGCGCTTGAAGCCTTGCGCTCGGAAGTTCAGGATTCAGACGGGACAATCCTCAACGAGTTGATCGACATTTTCCTGGAAAACACGCCGCGCCTGCTCGAACAATTGCGTGCAGCCGCGCAAGAAGGCGATGCGCGCCGCATGCACATCGTCGCCCACACACTGAAATCAAGCGCCGCTCATCTTGGTGCAACACGCTTGCAAGAAGCATGCCGTGCTTTGGATGATGAAGCACGCCACGGAACAGTCACGAATCCCGTGGAAAAGGTTCAAGAAATTGAAGAGGCCTTTTTTGAAGCCCGCAAATTCTTGCGCAAAGAACAAAAACGGCTCCAACAATCGCGCCCCTCAACCGACACATCCACGGAATAACGCAAACGGGGCGCCTGTTGAGCGGCGCCCCGTCTGGCTTCCTTATGCGCGGCTGCGATACCGATTGGTAATAGGCAAGCGGCGGTCTTTCCCAAATGCGCGTGGCGTAATCTTGACCCCTGGCGCCGCCTGTCGCCGTTTATACTCGCTGCGGTCAACCATGCGAATCACACGCTCTACGGTTGTGGGGTCAAATCCCTGCGCAACAATATCCGTCGGGCTGTAATCTTCTTCAATGTAAAGCCGCAAAATCGCATCCAGCACTTCGTATGGCGGAAGCGAATCCGTATCCTGCTGCCCTGGGCGCAGTTCGGCACTTGGCGGCTTGACAATTGTGTTGTGCGGAATCACAGGACCATCCGGCAAGGTGTTGCGCCACGTTGCCAGTGCATACACCAGCGTCTTGTACACATCCTTCAAGGGTGCAAACCCACCCGCCATATCGCCATACAACGTTGCATACCCAACCGCCGACTCGCTCTTGTTGCCGGTACTGAGGACCAGCCATCCAAACTTGTTGGAGAGCGCCATCAAGTAATTCCCACGAATACGCGCCTGGATATTTTCCTCGGTCACGTCGAATTCACGCCCCGCAAACACCTCTTTCAGCGCTTCCAAATACCCCTCAAACGGCGGTTCGATTGAAATCGTCAGCAAACGAATGCCCAAATTCACCGCTAACTCTTCCGCATCGCGCAAACTGCCTTCGGATGAAAAGCGCGACGGCATACGCACGCCCACCACGTTATCAGGACCCAACGCATCCACAGCAAGCGTTGCCGTCAGGGCGCTGTCAATGCCACCGCTCAGCCCCACCACCACCTTTTCAAATCCGTTTTTGTGCACGTAATCGCGAATGCCCAACACCAACATGCGATAGACTTCTTCCAGGTCATCCGGATACGGCGCAACAAGGGCTTCCCGCGGCTCCGTCTCTTCACGCGCTGAGACGCCGCGCAACGGTTCGCCTTCCAGGCGCGGCACGATCCGCCCAAAGTGCTTCGCCAATTCCACATCTTTGCGGCGGCGTGGGTCGTGCAATCGCTTGCGGAATACTTCATCCAGGCTCACATCCACAACCAACAAGGTCTCCTCGCCCAAAGGCGCACGCGCCAGCATATGCCCATCCGGCGCAAACACCATGCTCCCGCCATCAAAGACCAACTCATCCTGCCCACCCACCAGGTTGCAATAGGCCACAACTGCAACGTTGTCCGCCGCCCGCGTGGCCAACATCCGCGCGCGTTCATGCGGCTTCCCGCGGTAGTAAGGCGACGCCGAAAGGTTGACCAACAACTCGGCACCGCCCGCCAACGCCTGCCACTGAGGCGGTCCCGAAGGATACCAGATATCCTCGCAAATGCTCACACCAACAATATCCCCCCCAAAATCAAACACCGGGCTTTCCTGCCCTTCGCCAAAGTAGCGGTTTTCATCAAACACGCTGTAATTGGGGAGATAATGCTTGCGATATTCCCCCACCAGACGCCCATTTTGCAACACCGCGGCAGCGTTGTAAATGTCGTAATCATCGGCGCTGGGAAACCCCACAATCGCCACAATATCATCGGTTTCTTTGCGAATGTCATCCAGCGCACGACGGTTTGCGTCAATAAAATCTGGCTTGAGCAGCAAATCTTCAGGCGGGTAGCCCGAAACAGCCAACTCCGGAAAGAGCACCACATCGGCGTGTTGCGCCCGTGCGCGCACAATCGCCGCTTTGATTTTCTTCGCATTTCCTTCAAGGTCGCCCACCGTCATGTTCAACTGCGCCAACGCCAAGCGAATGCGCCGCATAAAGCCTCCTTCTCGGTTGATTCTCATTCTGTGGTGTCGAATAACGCCCGAATGGGCTTCCAGGTATGACGGTGCAACGGTGTGGGACCCAACCGCTGCAAGGCGGCACGGTGTTCCGCCGTACCATACCCTTTATGTCGAGCAAATCCATACCCCGGATAGTCGGTATCGTAGGCTTCCATCAAACGGTCGCGGGCAACCTTGGCGAGAATGCTCGCGGCGGCAATCGAAATCGAAAGCGAGTCTCCCCGCACCAGGGCTTCCTGCGGCAGCGGAGACTCCGGCAGAGGAAAGGCATCCAGCAACAATGCCTGGGGTGCCAGCGGCAATTGTTCAAGCGCCCGCCGAATGGCTAAACGTGTGGCTGGTGCAATCCCCAATCTGTCAATCTCCGCGGGCGAAGCCGAAGCGACCGCCGTCGCCAGTGCCACTTCTTCAATCAACGGCACCAACGCTTCGCGCTGCGCCGGTGTGAGCAACTTGCTATCGCGAACGCCGGCGGCGCGCAACACATTCGCCATCGTCACATCAGCAGGGAGCACCACCGCCGCCACCATCACGGGACCCGCCCAGCAGCCGCGCCCCGCCTCATCACACCCCGCCACATAGCGCTTGCCCTGCGACCAAAACAGGCGTTCGTAGTGCAGTGTAGGCAATTGTGTTTTGTCCATGGGTGTTGTGCCTCCTTTTCCCCAGCGCGAGAAGAGTACCGAGAGTTGGGCGAATGAGCAAGCCTTCCACCCTTCATGACCGAATGTTCATTCATCTCGATTGTTCAACATGCGCAATTTTCATCAAACAGGCATATGCTCTGCTACAGACTTTGCTTGAAAAGAGGGATGAGGTGGCGCGACACCGAACACAAGCATGGCAAGTGATACAGCTTCTCTGTGCCATATGGCTCTGGCACAGTGTAGGCGTGCCATCCCTTTATGCCCAAACTCCCATAGCCACGCCCTCGCCATCGCCCACCGCCTCGCCGACACCCACCGCGAGCGCTACGCCCTCGCCCACCGCCTCGCCCACACCCACCGCGAGCGCTACGCCCTCGCCCACCGCTTCACCGACACCGACCGCGAGCGCTACGGCAACGCCCACCGCTTCGCCCACACCCACCGCAACCGCCACGACCTCGCCCACCGCTTCGCCGACACCCACCGCGAGCGCCACGCCCTCGCCTACCGCTTCGCCCACACCCACCGCGAGCGCTACGCCCTCGCCCACCGCTTCACCGACACCCACCGCAACCGCCACGCCCTCGCCTACCGCTTCGCCCACACCCACCGCGAGCGCCACGCCCTCGCCTACCGCTTCGCCCACACCCACCGCGAGCGCTACGCCCTCGCCCACCGCCTCGCCCACACCCACCGCGAGCGCTACGCCCTCGCCCACCGCTTCGCCGACACCCACCGCGAGCGCTACGCCCTCGCCCACCGCCTCGCCGACACCCACCGCGAGCGCTACGGCAACGCCGCTTCCCGTCTGCACACCGAACCCAACCCGCACGCCGCCGCCGCCCGTCAAACCAACCGCAACACCCTCAGCCACGCCCACCATGACGCCGTCCCCCAGCCCAACACGCCCACCGACCGCGTCGCCATCTCCAACCGCTTCGCACACGCCACCGGCGACACCCACACCAACACCGACGCCCCGCCCGACCACGCCGGGCACACCACCCGCGCCGCCAGGCACGCCCCCCATGCGGCTCGAACTCATTCTGCTTGGGGTTGCGCTCATCCTTGGGGGACTCTGGATCGCCGCCTTCGCTTCGGTCTACGCCCCCCGCCGCATGAGTTGAACCCATATCTGCTTGCTCAACAACGTTAGGCGTGGTACGATAGCGCCCGCTGCGGATCGTCTGTATCCGTCTTTTT comes from the Ardenticatena maritima genome and includes:
- a CDS encoding carboxypeptidase-like regulatory domain-containing protein, whose product is MNRKVSRFSIQACNQRSPSFWLAALLVLTLALVGCSNRAQPSPPTPTRELAQLPTPRPTFTPINPQTPPSITISPPTLMPGAMLRIQGSGFGASEVVEIQIQPPDGTGAQIVLAGTDNQGNFLITHTLGEDAPLGTYQAVALGKQSALQATTTFAVNFEPTPTPIVVQIETLLATATPETGETPFPLYRLTSTLGGIDCTYYGFFGTVQNADGSPRAGVNVLVFREGSSESQMAVTNDAGFWEVVVARSQEDVAPGLWHLVIVEQSVRASDEIALDMPASCEEGRPNKFKVDWQRVADE
- a CDS encoding GGDEF domain-containing response regulator, yielding MSSPTASRTILVVEDDPFYRRMIEHILSQHGYTVALAASTNEAWEIVQHDETVQMVVTDWVMPEHDGLELIRRLRTLDRQFYVILLTIKDNVEDVLEGLAAGADDYLTKPFTREDLLLRLRVGEHLLAYEQQLRHSLALLSQLKQTNLQTGLLNRYGWFLRAKAELNRLHRQKGHAALFLLALDDAEHITATFDQKTEERLIQHVAHILEQQKREYDILGHWDETSFALFLPETTEQVVRAIAERIRRACADTPLQLEDGNALQVALSLGITTTQWSHTYRLERLLHDAQLALSEARLAGRYQMRMYSRDGYATD
- a CDS encoding hybrid sensor histidine kinase/response regulator, translating into MRYFLIITSSAALNEIVASLSPELRLMAHIITPDALPSWNEQHLPRLILLDGNTLTHAEVERLCSILPPQVETVIAATPERVRTLAPLAARHHLAVIPVSAPQDLEAYLRRMATPPTFLQPLLEAPPDDIEQIATETLKALHAMLGLRAGLIAEKQERALSIIGAFPNELYPLEGLSITLSSSDWIAAPQWIAPKDIIFLDDEALPFQASIRTFQEHAPFLVLPITSGDENVLGALILAFDQPAETLPPSNTIQTIADTTLSVIRMALALREQERSLIREHRQRQKQYERQSALAQLELAISQPHQLQELLERVVELIEQLLPATGGASVLLWNEEQQAYRIAASSVPGQPPDEALKYIRRSRGATRWIIDNAKPLAMPDIRQDPFGANPLLERYGLRAYVGVPLIAEGRVLGVLYALDRYERYYTSTDIEFLQALATRIAIAIVNVELYERLQQAYEEVAARSAELERANEELRIAKEAAEAANRAKSIFLANMSHEIRTPLNAIIGLTDLLREANLPPPLDDYVNIIKKSGQTLLDIINDLLDFSKIEAGRLELETIPFNLLTTMEEALLLVAPKADEKQLHLNLSIEPGTPLDVQGDMVRFKQILVNLLSNAVKFTEEGEVFVRAHTLEVMDDEAIIEIAVQDTGIGIPESVIETIFKPFEQADVSITRKYGGTGLGLALTARLVEMMGGTIWVQSQEGHGSTFFFTVRLKVPANARVLRPFAPLPQLQNRRALLIEPHSRTRTILETWLRRWGMEVEAYSPTSPEIWDMATETDIALIGVHGKDEINMVRLARQLREKAPDIRLIAMSNHRNRSFLLETRLFDTFLLRPIRVEALQDALISAFSDSHAQPAPVTLPPKISLANAPVRILLVDDNLINQKVALHLLKQLGLEADVASNGEEAVQKALANPYDIIFMDIQMPVMDGIQATRQIRARLPKEQQPWIIAMTAYALRGDRERFLQSGMDDYLAKPVQLQELAAALERALPHLHSAEHREEYASLSSHPTLPEYNYAALEALRSEVQDSDGTILNELIDIFLENTPRLLEQLRAAAQEGDARRMHIVAHTLKSSAAHLGATRLQEACRALDDEARHGTVTNPVEKVQEIEEAFFEARKFLRKEQKRLQQSRPSTDTSTE
- a CDS encoding NAD+ synthase; the encoded protein is MRRIRLALAQLNMTVGDLEGNAKKIKAAIVRARAQHADVVLFPELAVSGYPPEDLLLKPDFIDANRRALDDIRKETDDIVAIVGFPSADDYDIYNAAAVLQNGRLVGEYRKHYLPNYSVFDENRYFGEGQESPVFDFGGDIVGVSICEDIWYPSGPPQWQALAGGAELLVNLSASPYYRGKPHERARMLATRAADNVAVVAYCNLVGGQDELVFDGGSMVFAPDGHMLARAPLGEETLLVVDVSLDEVFRKRLHDPRRRKDVELAKHFGRIVPRLEGEPLRGVSAREETEPREALVAPYPDDLEEVYRMLVLGIRDYVHKNGFEKVVVGLSGGIDSALTATLAVDALGPDNVVGVRMPSRFSSEGSLRDAEELAVNLGIRLLTISIEPPFEGYLEALKEVFAGREFDVTEENIQARIRGNYLMALSNKFGWLVLSTGNKSESAVGYATLYGDMAGGFAPLKDVYKTLVYALATWRNTLPDGPVIPHNTIVKPPSAELRPGQQDTDSLPPYEVLDAILRLYIEEDYSPTDIVAQGFDPTTVERVIRMVDRSEYKRRQAAPGVKITPRAFGKDRRLPITNRYRSRA
- a CDS encoding ribonuclease HII encodes the protein MDKTQLPTLHYERLFWSQGKRYVAGCDEAGRGCWAGPVMVAAVVLPADVTMANVLRAAGVRDSKLLTPAQREALVPLIEEVALATAVASASPAEIDRLGIAPATRLAIRRALEQLPLAPQALLLDAFPLPESPLPQEALVRGDSLSISIAAASILAKVARDRLMEAYDTDYPGYGFARHKGYGTAEHRAALQRLGPTPLHRHTWKPIRALFDTTE